In a genomic window of Thermoproteus tenax Kra 1:
- a CDS encoding DUF211 domain-containing protein → MDLPVRRVVIDAAIPTKNVSIVDVAKSLYETRGVKAVRVIVDDVDVDVLGLIVVVEGEGVDVKEIQDAIEKVGGVVHSLDEVVVGEYIPEVHAQEGA, encoded by the coding sequence GTGGATCTGCCGGTCAGACGCGTGGTTATAGACGCGGCGATCCCAACGAAGAACGTATCTATTGTGGACGTAGCCAAGTCGCTCTATGAGACCAGAGGCGTCAAGGCCGTGAGAGTTATCGTGGACGATGTCGACGTAGATGTCTTGGGGCTGATAGTGGTGGTCGAAGGCGAGGGAGTCGACGTTAAGGAGATACAAGACGCCATAGAGAAAGTGGGCGGCGTCGTGCACTCATTGGACGAAGTTGTAGTGGGAGAATACATCCCAGAGGTGCACGCACAAGAGGGCGCTTGA
- a CDS encoding RNA-guided endonuclease InsQ/TnpB family protein has translation MTSVVLTVVGKVIEPNKGKTLELNRALEEYLKLVRWYVGFGITSKTKLHELTYEEAKKRFSLNTALIQTARDKAVEILKSFSERKAEGRAKADRPAVKRVSIRLDRRAFKLDKSSTKLTPYWLVVSLRRGVRIALPLAFGSRQKQFIEETLQGLWELDSVELVKRDGVWFAHFKIKKNVVTYGAEEAKTLIGVDLGEWNAVAAAAISRDSPSRPMRGQFWGGQRIRFVRGKYAHIRRSLQRKKRLDLVKRIGSKEGRTVNQMLHEIAKGVVEYAKQFPKPVIVMEDLEGIRDRMSGDNKLLNRRLHSWSFRKLQKYIEYKALLSGIPIVYVKPKNTSRTCHRCGFTVDEVKGREFRCPRCGLRYNRDLNAAINIALALTRGRGWGAVTPPRTPT, from the coding sequence ATGACCTCGGTCGTTCTCACGGTTGTTGGAAAGGTGATTGAGCCTAACAAGGGCAAGACCCTTGAGCTCAACAGAGCTCTTGAAGAGTACCTCAAGTTGGTTAGATGGTATGTGGGCTTCGGCATCACGTCGAAGACGAAGCTTCACGAGCTAACGTATGAGGAAGCCAAAAAGAGGTTTAGCCTAAACACTGCGCTGATACAGACTGCGAGGGACAAGGCCGTTGAGATTCTCAAGAGCTTTAGTGAGCGTAAGGCAGAGGGCAGAGCCAAGGCTGATAGGCCAGCGGTTAAGAGGGTATCTATTCGTCTAGATAGGAGGGCGTTCAAGCTCGATAAGTCCAGCACTAAGCTAACTCCTTACTGGCTTGTCGTTAGCTTGAGAAGAGGTGTTAGGATAGCGCTACCACTAGCTTTCGGTAGCAGACAGAAGCAGTTCATTGAGGAGACCCTGCAGGGGCTGTGGGAGCTCGACAGTGTGGAGCTGGTTAAGAGAGACGGCGTTTGGTTCGCTCACTTCAAGATTAAGAAGAACGTTGTCACCTACGGTGCTGAGGAGGCGAAGACGCTCATAGGCGTAGACCTCGGCGAGTGGAACGCAGTTGCGGCCGCGGCCATATCTAGGGACAGCCCGAGCAGGCCAATGAGGGGGCAGTTCTGGGGTGGGCAGAGGATTAGGTTTGTGCGCGGCAAATACGCTCACATTAGGCGTAGCCTGCAGAGAAAGAAGAGACTTGACCTGGTTAAGAGGATTGGCAGTAAGGAGGGCAGAACAGTCAATCAGATGCTCCACGAAATAGCTAAGGGGGTTGTTGAGTATGCCAAGCAGTTCCCCAAACCAGTCATCGTCATGGAGGACTTAGAGGGGATTAGAGATAGGATGAGTGGAGACAACAAACTACTGAATAGGAGGTTGCACTCGTGGAGCTTTAGGAAGCTCCAGAAGTACATTGAGTACAAAGCGCTCCTCAGCGGAATACCGATTGTGTACGTAAAGCCGAAGAACACCAGTAGAACATGCCATAGGTGCGGATTCACCGTTGATGAGGTGAAAGGTAGAGAGTTTAGGTGCCCAAGATGTGGACTTAGATACAACAGAGACTTAAACGCGGCGATCAACATAGCCCTGGCCTTAACGAGAGGCCGGGGATGGGGCGCCGTGACCCCGCCCAGAACCCCCACATGA
- a CDS encoding Gfo/Idh/MocA family protein has translation MLRVAVVGAGGWGKNHVRVLRLLSAEGMVDELYVVDIDEDRLKWASKAYGASPLRTIDEAIKADIDAAVVATPTKLHYQHAKALMESGISLLVEKPFTENYRQALELMDLRRGVKVVTTGYVLRHHPAVKFMRDNLGKLGGVVSIYSRRTSPKPQRAGDVGVIKDLTIHDIDLAIFAANVKPEAVVAYGLLEGDYVIHAQIFALGEGTSSFFESSWTPSYKFRRFEVMGVEGMAAIDFSTDTITFFEKGQTWSPRLAGEEPLLAQDREFLKAVAEGSGHVVSPEEILYTIKFCDAAEISIKSRREVYVEELDNFIQ, from the coding sequence ATGCTTAGGGTCGCGGTCGTTGGCGCGGGAGGCTGGGGCAAGAACCACGTGAGAGTCTTGAGGCTGTTGTCGGCCGAGGGGATGGTGGACGAGCTCTACGTGGTAGATATAGATGAGGACAGATTGAAATGGGCCAGTAAAGCGTACGGAGCGAGCCCCCTCAGAACTATAGATGAAGCGATAAAGGCCGATATAGATGCCGCCGTGGTGGCAACGCCGACTAAGCTCCACTATCAACACGCCAAGGCCTTGATGGAGTCGGGCATATCGCTTCTGGTCGAGAAGCCGTTTACTGAAAATTACAGACAGGCGCTGGAGCTAATGGATCTGAGGCGCGGCGTCAAGGTCGTAACTACAGGGTATGTGCTCCGCCACCACCCAGCAGTCAAGTTCATGAGGGATAATTTGGGCAAACTAGGCGGCGTGGTCTCTATATACAGCCGCAGAACTTCGCCGAAGCCTCAGAGGGCGGGCGACGTGGGAGTAATAAAGGATCTCACAATACACGACATCGATCTGGCGATTTTTGCGGCCAACGTTAAGCCGGAGGCCGTGGTAGCCTACGGGCTCCTGGAGGGAGACTACGTTATTCATGCCCAGATCTTCGCCTTGGGCGAGGGCACTTCGTCCTTCTTTGAATCCAGTTGGACTCCCTCATACAAGTTCAGAAGGTTCGAAGTAATGGGGGTAGAAGGCATGGCCGCCATAGACTTCTCCACAGATACTATTACGTTCTTCGAGAAGGGGCAGACGTGGAGCCCGAGGCTCGCGGGGGAGGAGCCGCTCTTGGCTCAAGACAGGGAGTTCCTCAAAGCTGTCGCAGAGGGCTCGGGCCACGTGGTATCTCCCGAGGAAATACTATATACCATCAAGTTCTGCGACGCAGCTGAGATATCTATAAAAAGCAGAAGAGAAGTATACGTAGAGGAGCTTGATAATTTTATTCAGTAA
- a CDS encoding nicotinamide mononucleotide deamidase-related protein, translating to MDAWIISIGNELLIGRVVNTNAAWLAKKLTYLGIAVKRIVVVPDVEEEIVSVLREGLDKADVIITTGGLGPTPDDMTNAAIAKAIGAELVVDPDAERWVSEKYRQRGYPMTPERLKMAQIPRGSRPLYNSAGVAPGIWAEVAGRIIVALPGVPREMEAIFEEQVEPLLKARAPGRCFAEDLFRLAGVPEADLAPLIRDALKLDPRIYVKSHPKGHETGAPLEEIHIYGSAENCEEARRLVELVKSALIREISTRFPQARID from the coding sequence GTGGACGCCTGGATTATCTCGATAGGAAACGAGCTGTTGATAGGCAGAGTCGTCAACACCAACGCGGCCTGGCTGGCCAAAAAGCTTACATACTTGGGCATAGCCGTCAAGAGGATAGTGGTAGTTCCAGACGTTGAGGAGGAGATAGTATCAGTGTTGCGCGAGGGTCTGGACAAGGCCGATGTGATTATTACCACGGGAGGGCTGGGCCCGACGCCCGACGACATGACCAACGCGGCCATAGCAAAGGCCATAGGCGCTGAGCTCGTTGTGGATCCAGACGCAGAGAGGTGGGTCTCCGAGAAGTATAGACAGAGGGGCTACCCCATGACTCCAGAGCGTCTGAAAATGGCCCAGATACCGCGCGGCTCAAGGCCTCTGTACAATTCGGCGGGCGTAGCTCCGGGCATCTGGGCCGAGGTGGCAGGGAGGATAATAGTTGCCTTGCCCGGAGTGCCGAGGGAGATGGAGGCCATATTTGAAGAACAAGTGGAGCCGTTACTGAAGGCGAGGGCGCCAGGGCGTTGCTTCGCCGAGGACCTCTTCCGTCTAGCCGGAGTGCCTGAGGCCGACTTGGCCCCGCTCATAAGAGACGCCCTAAAACTAGATCCTAGGATATATGTAAAAAGTCATCCCAAGGGGCACGAGACGGGGGCCCCTCTGGAGGAGATACATATATATGGAAGCGCTGAAAACTGCGAGGAGGCCAGGAGGTTGGTGGAATTGGTCAAGAGCGCCCTGATTCGGGAGATATCGACGAGGTTCCCCCAAGCCAGAATAGATTAA
- a CDS encoding peroxiredoxin has protein sequence MEFPDIELRAHTGETVRPRSFERAVVYFFPKAFTSGCTREAIRFNELYDEFKALGVEIFGISTDKIDTLRKFAEKYQLKFRLLSDEGGNLARQLGIQRPSGSAERVTYILERGRVVEVLRNLRSADQHADRALEVARRAFKAGGPGGI, from the coding sequence ATGGAGTTCCCCGATATAGAGCTGAGGGCCCACACAGGTGAGACCGTGAGGCCTAGGTCCTTTGAAAGGGCTGTAGTATATTTTTTCCCAAAGGCGTTCACATCGGGATGCACGCGCGAGGCCATACGATTCAACGAGCTCTACGATGAGTTTAAGGCCTTGGGCGTGGAGATCTTCGGGATCTCTACAGATAAAATAGACACTTTAAGAAAGTTCGCCGAAAAGTACCAGTTGAAGTTCAGATTGTTGAGCGATGAGGGAGGAAATCTGGCGAGACAGTTAGGCATACAGAGGCCCAGCGGCTCGGCCGAGAGGGTCACTTATATCTTGGAGAGAGGGCGCGTGGTGGAGGTTCTTCGCAATCTCAGAAGCGCCGATCAACACGCAGATAGAGCACTGGAGGTCGCCAGAAGGGCGTTCAAGGCAGGCGGACCCGGTGGGATTTGA
- a CDS encoding NTPase: MKVAVTGPPGVGKTTLALKVAEAARGVGLDVRGFVTVELREGGQRVGFDILRLADGARAPLARVGPGEPRVGKYVVLLSSCDFIVSALREAGDLLIVDEVGAMEAKCAGFLNEAKSAIERSARALAVVHLRYVGAARGWGLKIYSLTKDNREQIFNEVVKLLLQNV, encoded by the coding sequence ATGAAGGTCGCCGTCACGGGGCCTCCCGGCGTTGGTAAGACTACTCTGGCGTTGAAAGTGGCCGAGGCCGCCAGAGGGGTCGGTCTCGACGTTAGAGGCTTTGTGACAGTGGAGCTCAGAGAGGGGGGACAGAGGGTGGGGTTCGATATATTGAGGCTGGCTGATGGAGCGAGGGCGCCTCTGGCAAGGGTCGGACCCGGCGAGCCTAGAGTGGGCAAATACGTCGTGTTGTTGAGCTCATGCGACTTCATCGTCTCTGCTTTGAGAGAGGCGGGCGACCTTCTGATAGTCGACGAAGTCGGCGCGATGGAGGCCAAGTGTGCCGGCTTTCTCAACGAGGCGAAGTCGGCGATTGAGCGCAGCGCCAGAGCGCTGGCTGTAGTACACCTCAGATATGTGGGCGCGGCCAGAGGATGGGGCCTCAAGATATATAGTTTGACCAAAGACAATAGAGAGCAAATATTCAATGAGGTGGTCAAACTACTTCTTCAAAACGTTTAA
- a CDS encoding PadR family transcriptional regulator, translating into MDRWHRGRWAFGGPPFLIKRRGLRYLILNILASQGALTGSQIADEIEKMTWGFWRPSPGSIYPALAQLEAEGLIRVAKVEGTKKYYELTDNGRRLLGLSSDYVREALLTFENLYNFIAENWEKLSEEDRKTLRRIAEDILEKDGHR; encoded by the coding sequence GTGGATCGTTGGCATAGAGGTAGGTGGGCCTTCGGCGGTCCTCCGTTTTTAATAAAGAGGAGAGGTCTGAGGTATCTGATACTCAACATCTTGGCCTCACAAGGCGCATTGACTGGGTCGCAGATAGCTGACGAGATAGAGAAGATGACGTGGGGGTTCTGGCGCCCCTCGCCGGGGTCCATATATCCCGCGTTAGCTCAGCTAGAGGCGGAGGGGCTCATCCGCGTGGCGAAGGTGGAGGGAACTAAGAAGTACTACGAACTTACTGACAACGGAAGGAGGCTCTTGGGCCTTAGCTCTGACTACGTTAGGGAGGCGCTGCTGACGTTCGAGAACTTATACAACTTCATCGCCGAAAATTGGGAAAAATTAAGCGAGGAGGACAGAAAGACGCTCAGAAGAATAGCTGAGGATATCTTGGAGAAAGATGGACATAGGTAA
- a CDS encoding AIR synthase family protein, whose product MDIGKLPPELVSKYIYSRMGSYDPAVLIGPSLGEDAAIIRVGNRYLAMHVDPISGSLELLGWLAVHVVSNDIAVRGLRPRWLMPTIMLPPSVDESVIDVITEQMDHAAREVGASIVGGHTEVTTAVSRPVVVMAAVGEGDRYVATGGARPGDLVLMTKSAALEAAAILATDFKDMVLAAGVPREVVERAQTFAKYVSVVREALAISDLATAMHDPTEGGVVAGLAEVAYASSVTIIVRASSIKIAPETAALCSAAGLDPLYTLSSGALIATVPAERVDEALERLRRIGVEANVIGEVVPRGSYLLDGDIKVASPYVRDKLFELFIRQSAGRS is encoded by the coding sequence ATGGACATAGGTAAGCTGCCCCCCGAGCTTGTATCCAAATACATCTACTCCAGGATGGGGTCCTACGATCCCGCCGTCTTGATAGGGCCCAGCCTCGGGGAGGACGCCGCAATAATTAGAGTGGGCAATAGGTATCTAGCCATGCACGTGGACCCGATATCCGGTTCGCTCGAGCTACTCGGCTGGCTGGCCGTACATGTGGTGTCCAACGACATTGCGGTCAGAGGCTTGAGGCCCAGATGGCTTATGCCCACCATCATGTTGCCGCCTAGTGTTGACGAGTCAGTAATAGATGTCATAACCGAACAGATGGACCACGCCGCCAGAGAGGTGGGCGCATCGATAGTGGGAGGCCACACTGAGGTGACCACGGCCGTCTCGCGCCCCGTCGTGGTCATGGCGGCCGTTGGCGAGGGCGATAGATATGTGGCCACTGGGGGCGCGAGGCCGGGCGACCTAGTCCTTATGACGAAGAGCGCGGCGCTGGAGGCAGCGGCCATCTTGGCCACCGACTTTAAAGATATGGTGCTCGCGGCCGGAGTGCCGAGGGAGGTCGTGGAGAGGGCGCAGACGTTCGCTAAATACGTGTCGGTAGTCCGCGAGGCTCTTGCTATATCGGATCTGGCCACCGCGATGCACGACCCCACTGAGGGCGGCGTCGTGGCTGGTCTAGCCGAAGTTGCTTACGCGTCCTCCGTCACAATAATAGTGAGGGCCTCGTCGATAAAGATAGCCCCAGAGACTGCCGCGTTGTGCTCCGCAGCGGGGCTAGACCCTCTATATACTCTGAGCTCAGGCGCGCTCATAGCCACTGTGCCTGCCGAGAGGGTCGATGAGGCGCTTGAGAGATTGAGGAGGATCGGCGTCGAGGCCAACGTCATCGGCGAAGTTGTTCCAAGGGGGAGCTACTTACTCGATGGAGATATCAAGGTCGCGAGTCCCTACGTCAGAGACAAGCTCTTTGAGCTCTTCATAAGGCAGTCAGCCGGCAGGTCATAG